A genomic stretch from Actinomadura rubteroloni includes:
- a CDS encoding AAA family ATPase — protein sequence MLNELAGTATLTRNEVSRWERGDRILDDWLPRIARAHDVPLAVLERMAAHARGIDTGPAGFPFDLSAFFPDGEALKARIANAWHGRTVANAGGAPVLVLVGGYAGSGKTEFARFLADLSGWAVLDKDALTRRMTERLLVSLGGDPHDRQTDLYRDDVRPHEYRSLMNLAYSNIDCGVSLILAAPFINELNTLGWLPRLTHRCKARGVDVAAVWVNSDLDTMHEYIETRDAPATTGSCATGTSTPAPSTPTMHHQASTSPSTTA from the coding sequence TTGCTGAACGAGCTGGCGGGAACGGCGACCCTCACGCGCAACGAGGTGTCCCGGTGGGAGCGCGGCGACCGTATCCTTGACGACTGGCTTCCCCGCATCGCCCGAGCGCACGACGTGCCGCTCGCCGTCCTGGAGCGCATGGCCGCCCATGCCCGGGGCATCGACACCGGGCCGGCCGGGTTCCCGTTCGACCTGTCGGCGTTCTTCCCTGACGGCGAAGCGCTGAAGGCCCGGATCGCCAACGCGTGGCACGGCCGCACCGTCGCCAACGCTGGCGGCGCACCCGTCCTCGTCTTGGTCGGCGGCTACGCGGGATCGGGCAAGACCGAGTTCGCCCGCTTCCTGGCCGACCTGTCGGGATGGGCGGTCCTGGACAAGGACGCCCTCACGCGCCGCATGACCGAACGCCTCCTGGTCTCCCTCGGCGGAGACCCCCACGACCGCCAGACCGACCTGTACCGCGACGACGTCCGCCCGCACGAGTACCGGTCGCTGATGAACCTGGCCTACAGCAACATCGACTGCGGAGTCTCCCTGATCCTTGCCGCCCCGTTCATCAACGAGCTGAACACCCTCGGATGGCTTCCCCGCCTGACGCACCGTTGCAAGGCCCGAGGCGTGGACGTCGCCGCTGTCTGGGTGAACAGCGACCTGGACACCATGCACGAGTACATCGAGACCCGCGACGCCCCCGCGACCACTGGAAGCTGCGCCACTGGGACGAGTACACCAGCACCCTCAACCCCGACGATGCACCACCAGGCGTCCACGTCACCATCGACAACCGCCTAG
- a CDS encoding NUDIX hydrolase: MSITHDEIRTTVARYLARYPNETDHLRPLTDALDAGTDLTSRKEFNGGHVTCGAVVIDDTRRLLLIQHIALGRWLLPGGHLEPEDDALPYAALRELEEETGISWHGAVAPPGHDVTPVDIDVHTIPANPAKGEPEHWHADFRWALWVKEPKVVLQAEEVEGYAWRSRDSAPTPKLAAKLAAL; the protein is encoded by the coding sequence ATGAGCATCACCCACGACGAAATCCGGACCACCGTCGCCCGGTACCTGGCCCGCTACCCCAACGAGACCGACCACCTGCGGCCCCTCACCGACGCGCTCGACGCCGGAACCGACCTGACCTCGCGCAAGGAGTTCAACGGCGGGCACGTCACCTGTGGTGCCGTGGTCATCGACGACACCCGCCGGCTCCTGCTCATCCAGCACATCGCGCTCGGCCGCTGGCTGCTGCCCGGCGGCCACCTGGAACCCGAAGACGACGCACTGCCCTACGCGGCGCTACGCGAACTGGAAGAGGAAACCGGAATCTCCTGGCACGGCGCCGTCGCCCCACCCGGCCACGACGTCACCCCGGTCGACATCGACGTCCACACCATCCCCGCCAACCCGGCCAAAGGCGAACCCGAACACTGGCACGCCGACTTCCGCTGGGCACTCTGGGTGAAAGAACCCAAGGTCGTACTCCAGGCGGAAGAGGTGGAGGGCTACGCCTGGCGCTCCCGCGACAGCGCCCCAACCCCCAAACTGGCCGCCAAACTCGCCGCCCTCTGA
- a CDS encoding MazG nucleotide pyrophosphohydrolase domain-containing protein yields MALLMEPLPQGAALKDVQEYVRRLEVERGFIGRSITDQALKFGSEAGEVLDAVAAYNGQPQNGERSAADLGSEAADALIMLVSVCNRAGIDLEDAFRRKEQINETRRWR; encoded by the coding sequence ATGGCACTGCTCATGGAGCCCTTGCCGCAGGGTGCGGCGTTGAAGGACGTCCAGGAATACGTCCGCAGGCTGGAGGTCGAGCGCGGCTTCATCGGCCGCAGCATCACCGACCAGGCGCTCAAGTTCGGCAGCGAGGCCGGCGAAGTCCTCGACGCGGTCGCCGCCTACAACGGGCAACCGCAGAACGGGGAACGCAGCGCCGCCGACCTCGGAAGCGAGGCCGCAGACGCCTTGATCATGCTCGTCTCGGTATGCAACCGGGCCGGGATCGACCTTGAGGACGCGTTCCGCCGCAAAGAGCAGATCAACGAGACCCGCCGCTGGCGCTGA
- the hisS gene encoding histidine--tRNA ligase gives MASQQFEPPSGTRDFLAGDLRRRERVFAAARTVFERYGFEPLQTPAFERLETLTGKYGDEGDKLIFKILKRGAHEASGEADMALRYDLTVPLARVVAAHGSRLPTPYKRYAIGPVWRADRPGRGRFREFTQCDVDVVGSSSPLVEAEVVCAGADALDAMGVEDFTILVNSRRALTGLMQVYGVPADRAAGALITLDKLDKQRPEAVVAELVDGRGLEQSVAQELVRDVTVEDAVDRMRAALKDNAEGRDGLAEVDRLLELAGPHVGEERIRFAPNLVRGLDYYTGSIWEVVAPGMPGSIASGGRYDHLIETLGGPDVTACGFSIGVERIIGALGDEDQGTDRIDVAVTVMNEDYATDALGFVQGLRRAGHRAEIFLGTSRKLGKQLKWAADRQARYALLQGDDEHAEGTVTIRDMESGNQERVSATDVFTAIDSKFTM, from the coding sequence ATGGCGTCGCAGCAGTTCGAGCCGCCGTCGGGAACGCGGGACTTCCTGGCCGGGGATCTTCGGCGGCGAGAACGGGTGTTCGCGGCGGCGCGGACGGTGTTCGAGCGGTACGGGTTCGAGCCGTTGCAGACGCCGGCGTTCGAGCGGCTGGAGACGCTGACCGGCAAGTACGGGGACGAGGGCGACAAGCTCATCTTCAAGATCCTCAAGCGGGGCGCGCACGAGGCCAGCGGCGAGGCGGACATGGCGTTGCGCTATGACCTGACGGTGCCGCTGGCGCGGGTCGTCGCGGCGCACGGGAGCCGGTTGCCCACCCCGTACAAGCGGTACGCGATCGGGCCGGTGTGGCGGGCCGACCGTCCGGGACGGGGCCGGTTCCGCGAGTTCACCCAGTGCGATGTCGACGTCGTGGGCTCGTCGTCGCCGCTGGTGGAGGCCGAGGTCGTGTGCGCGGGCGCGGACGCCTTGGACGCGATGGGCGTCGAAGACTTCACGATCCTGGTCAACTCGCGGCGGGCACTCACCGGCCTCATGCAGGTGTACGGGGTCCCTGCCGACCGCGCTGCCGGTGCCTTGATCACGCTGGACAAGCTGGACAAGCAGCGGCCCGAAGCGGTGGTCGCCGAACTGGTGGACGGACGCGGCCTGGAGCAGAGCGTCGCCCAAGAACTGGTCCGCGACGTCACCGTCGAAGACGCCGTGGACCGGATGCGCGCCGCGCTGAAGGACAACGCCGAGGGCCGCGACGGACTGGCGGAGGTGGACCGTCTGCTGGAGCTGGCCGGACCGCACGTGGGTGAGGAGCGCATCCGGTTCGCGCCGAACTTGGTCCGGGGCCTGGACTACTACACGGGCTCGATCTGGGAGGTGGTCGCGCCGGGGATGCCGGGTTCCATCGCGTCCGGCGGCCGGTACGACCACCTGATCGAGACGCTCGGCGGTCCGGACGTCACCGCTTGCGGCTTCTCGATCGGCGTCGAACGGATCATCGGCGCGCTAGGCGACGAGGATCAGGGGACCGACCGCATCGACGTTGCGGTCACCGTCATGAACGAGGATTACGCCACAGACGCGCTCGGCTTCGTCCAGGGCCTGCGGCGTGCGGGCCACCGGGCGGAGATCTTCCTCGGCACCAGCCGCAAGCTCGGCAAGCAGCTCAAATGGGCCGCCGACCGCCAGGCCCGCTACGCGCTCCTACAAGGCGACGACGAGCACGCCGAAGGCACCGTCACCATCCGCGACATGGAGTCGGGAAACCAAGAGCGGGTTTCGGCCACCGACGTCTTCACGGCCATCGACTCCAAGTTCACGATGTAG